A part of Chitinimonas koreensis genomic DNA contains:
- the gspN gene encoding type II secretion system protein N, which translates to MKRLHWGYWLALGLLTVAFLLVRLPAGVVGAIVSSQSGGKLTFAAAEGTLWNGSAQPVLDGAALAERLSWSWQPKALLKGQLGYALTLDDGRALLGVGIGGIRLTEADLGLAATPLFLLDERTRNYGLSGQLRLSTAEFNWRGGKGEGQLNLDWRGAASSLAPSVSPLGDYRLTLVPAGDAWRVQLATLGGQLQLNGGGELRAGQGLSMEVGLRAAAGAEAALAPFLNQVGQGDPAAERRLRFSL; encoded by the coding sequence ATGAAGCGGCTGCACTGGGGATATTGGCTGGCGCTGGGCCTGTTGACCGTGGCCTTCCTGCTGGTGCGGCTGCCGGCCGGCGTCGTCGGCGCCATCGTGTCGTCGCAGAGCGGCGGCAAGCTGACCTTCGCCGCGGCCGAGGGCACCTTGTGGAACGGTTCGGCCCAGCCGGTGCTCGACGGCGCGGCACTGGCCGAACGGCTGAGCTGGAGCTGGCAGCCCAAGGCTCTGCTGAAGGGCCAGCTCGGCTACGCGCTGACGCTGGATGACGGCCGGGCGCTGCTCGGCGTCGGCATCGGCGGTATCCGCCTGACCGAGGCCGACCTCGGCCTCGCCGCCACGCCGCTGTTCCTGCTCGACGAGCGGACCCGCAACTACGGGCTGTCGGGCCAGCTGCGGCTGTCGACCGCCGAATTCAACTGGCGCGGCGGCAAGGGCGAGGGCCAGCTCAACCTCGACTGGCGCGGCGCCGCCTCGTCGCTGGCGCCCTCGGTCAGCCCGCTCGGCGACTACCGGCTCACCCTGGTGCCGGCCGGCGACGCCTGGCGCGTCCAGCTCGCCACGCTGGGCGGCCAGCTGCAGCTCAACGGCGGCGGCGAATTGCGCGCCGGCCAGGGCCTGAGCATGGAAGTCGGCCTGCGCGCCGCGGCCGGCGCCGAGGCCGCGCTGGCGCCGTTCCTGAACCAGGTCGGCCAGGGCGACCCGGCCGCCGAACGGCGGCTGCGCTTCAGCCTCTGA